From Candidatus Mycalebacterium zealandia:
CGGCGGACTTCTCGCTCAAGGGTACTGCGCGCGGGACGCTTGTATTCTTGGAGTTTTCGCGCATGGGCTCGCAGGAGACATTGCGGCGCGACAGTCCGGCGGAGTGGCGGTCAGAGCGGGCGCGGTGTCCGGAGTTTTGTCCGCGGCTTTCGCCGCAATCGCAAAAGCGGACGGACAGTTTTTCACGGTCATTTGAGGTTTTTGCGGTTTTGAAAGGAGAAACGAAAGTTATCACGTCCAACGAGGAGGAAACCGAAAACCTCGGACGCAAAATCGCGGCGGATTTAAACGTAGGAGACGCGGTTCTGCTCTACGGCGGACTCGGAGCGGGAAAAACTGTTATCGCAAGGGGAATAGCGCGTGGGCTTGGCGTGGAAGAAATTGTCGCAAGCCCGACTTTTGTAATTATGAACCGCTATGAAACGCGCCTCCCGAATATGCCGCTTTTCCATTTTGACCTTTACAGAAATCCCGCGCCCGATGAATTTGCCGGACTCGGTTTTGCGGACATCTTCGCCGGGGAAGGTGTAACCGTGGTTGAATGGGCGGAAAATCTGCCACCGGGGTTTGCGCGGGACACGGTCAAAATTGAAATCGCGCTTTCAGAAAAAAACACAAACGGACGCGAGATTAAAATCTCCACGCGGAAACAGCCCTAATCAGGCAAGCGACAGCAAATGCCGTGACAGTTCCTCAACTGCGGACATTGCCGGCGAGTGGTCCGTGTCTATCGTGAACACGGGGTCGCAAGGCAACGCGCTTTGCATCATACGCTGACTTTTGATACTGAAAGTGCGATCTTTTGAACATTCAACATAGGCGCGTTTGACACTGCCAAAATTCCCGTCGCTTATTTCAACCGGCGTGACCAGAGGAGCCAGCGCCTGTTTTGTGAGAAGCAATTTCGCTTGAGCGACATCTTCGTCCGAACACTGCGCGTAAAGCGCGGGCTTTATCATGTCATCTTTGAGGAGAACGGTTTTTTCGTCTTCGGAAACAACAAGGTTGGGAGGAACAAGCGACTCTTCGTCTTTGCTTATGACATCATGCAAACTTTGACCGTTTTGCAACAGAACCGCCGCCACGTAAACAAGAGTCCGTATTTTGTCCGGACGCCTTTCCGCCACCTGACTTATAATACAGCCCGCCATGCTGTGCCCGACCAGAACCACCGGTTCTTTCGCCCGGTCAAGTTGGTCGCAGACGCTGTTGACATAAGCTTCCAGAGTGGCATCTTCGGGTGGCGTCGTATCTTTTCCATGACCGGGCAAATCACGCGCTTCCACACTGTGCTCCGCCACTTCAAGCAGAGGTGTCAATTTGTTCCAACACCAACTGCCGTGCCAAGCTCCGTGAACGAGAATATAAGAACTCATAAAGATTTCCTCCCGGTGGATGAATACCTGACTACTTTACATACTTTTGTGGAAAACGGGGGAACCGCCGCTTTCCGAATGGCTTTCATACATCGGGAAATCTCCTCTAATCACGCCGGACACTGTTATAATAAGCCCTTTAACAAATGGGTAGAACAATGAGTCTCGTGGTTCAAAAATACGGCGGAGCAAGCGTTTCCAACATCGGCTCCATAGGAAAGGTCGCGGAAAACATTATCAAGCGCGCAAAACAGGGCAACCGTATTGTGGCGGTTGTGTCCGCGATGGCGGGCGAGACCGACCGGCTCACAAACCTTGCACGCAAAATTATGGACCCGCCAGACCGGCGCGAACTTGATGTCATTATCTCAAGCGGAGAGCAGGTTTCTTCGGGGCTTTTGTGCATGAAAATAAAGTCACTCGGGCATGAAGCGGTTTCTTTCCAGGGACATCAGGTTCGTGTTACAACTAACAATGTGTTCAGCGGCGCGAAGATAAAAACCATTGACGACAGAAAAATCAGAGAAGCGCTTGATTCGGGAATGGTTGTTGTAATCGCCGGATTTCAGGGCGTTGACGATGATGGAAACGTTACAACTCTGGGCAGAGGAGGCTCGGATTTGACCGCGGTCGCGGTCGCATCCGTTCTCGACGCAGATTCCTGCGAACTCTACAAGGATGTTGCCGGAATCTTCTCCGCAGACCCTCTGGTGTGCAAAGATGCGCGAAAGCTGGATAAAATCTGCTACGAAGAGATGCTCGAAATGGCGAGCGCCGGCTCAAAAGTTCTTCAGGCAAGAGCGGTTGAGCACGCAAGCAAATTCTCAATTCCCCTTCATGTGCGTCCCATGAACACGCCGGAAAAAGAAGGGACGCTGGTTATGGAGGAAAGTTCGATGGAGTCAATGGAAGAGGCGATAATCTCAGGTGTGAGTTCGGACAAAAATCAGGCGAAACTTACAATCGCGGATGTTCCCGATCAGCCGGGAATCGCCGCGAAAATCTTCTCGGTTCTTGCGAGCGAAGACATATCGGTGGACATGATTGTTCAAAACATCAGTCATGACGGAGTCAACGACGTTACCTTCACGGTTCCGCGCGTGGAATTCAAAAGAGCCTCAAAAGCGACTCGCAAACTGTCAAAGGAAATCGGCGCAAGGCAGGTGGAATCCGAAGACAACATAGCGAAAATCTCACTCATCGGCATCGGAATGAGGTCTCATTCGGGAGTGGCTTCCAGAATGTTCAAAACGCTCGCGCGTGAGAAAATCAACATAATGATGATAAGCACTTCGGAAATAAAAATCTCGTGCATAGTGCAGGAGAGAGAAACCGCACGCGCCGTGCGCGCGCTTCATGACGAATTTTTCGGCGGAAAAAAGAAAAGCGGAAAGAAAAAATGAGCGAAACCGTTGAAATATACGATGTAACACTGAGGGACGGCACTCAAGGCGAAGACATATCGTTTTCGGTTGAGGGAAAACTCCAAATCACGGAGAAACTCGCCGACCTCGGCGTCAATTACATAGAAGGCGGCTGGCCCGGCTCAAACGACCGCGACAGGGAGTATTTTGAGCGCGCCCTCAAACTGAACACGGCAAACGCGAAAGTAAGCGCTTTTTCAAGCACCCGCCGCGCCGGAGTTTCGTGCGAAGGGGACGCCAACATTCAGTCGCTTCTTCAAACCGGCGTTTCAGTTGCGGCGATTGTGGGCAAAAGTTGGGATTTTCAGGTTGAAACTGTCCTGGAAACCACCGAAGACGAGAACCTCGCGATGATAAGCGACACCGTGGAATATCTTAAAGAGAGAATGGAAACAGTGTTTTTTGACGCGGAGCATTTTTTTGACGGTTTCAAGGCAAACCCGGATTACGCAATTGCCGCCGCGCGTGCGGCGATTGATGCCGGCGCCGATGCCGTTGTGATGTGCGACACAAACGGCGGCTCAATGCCGTGGGAGGTTGAGCAAACCGTGTTGGAAACGAAAAAACTGCTCGGCGGAGACCCGCCTCTGGGAATCCACTTCCACAACGACACCGAAAATGGAGTTGCCAATACACTGTACGCCATCAAAAACGGAGTTCGCCATGTGCAAGGAACAATGAACGGCTACGGCGAGAGGTGCGGAAACGCCAACCTCTGTTCAATCATACCGAACATCTGCTTCAAACTTGGAATGGACTGCATCACAAACGGTAAAGTGGAAAAACTTTATGAGACCGCTCATTTCATCAACGAACTCGCCAACCTCAACCCTCTGAAGAAAAAAGCGTTTGTCGGCGCAAGCGCTTTCGCGCACAAAGGAGGGCTTCACGCGAGCGCGGTTCGCAAAAACCCCGAAACATACGAACACATAGATCCCTCTCTTGTGGGAAACCGCAGAAGAGTACTGGTTTCAGACCTTTCGGGCAGAGCAAACATCATTTCAAAAGCGGCGGAGTTCGGAGTGGAGATAGATTCAAACGACAAACGGGTTGTGGAAATCCTGCAAAATCTCAAAGAGTTGGAAAACAAGGGATACGAATTTGAAAGGGCCGGAGCGTCATTTGAACTTCTTGTGAGAAAACATCTGGGCTTGTATAAAAAACTTTTCTTTGTGGAAAACATCAAAACCGCCGTTGAGCGTGAGGGCAGAGACGGCAAGCCCATATCGTCCGCGGAAGTTTCAGTCAAGGTTGATGAGAAATTTGAAAAAGTGAAAGCGCTCGGAAACGGACCCGTGAACGCGCTTGACAAAGCGTTGCGGGAGGCGCTTGAAAGGTTTTTTCCCACGATTCGGGAAATGACGCTCAAAGACTACAAAGTGCGCGTAGTGTCGTCCATCAAGGGCACAGACTCGGTGGTGCGGGTTCTTGTTGAATCGGGAGACGGCACAACCGTCTGGAATACGGTGGGCGTCTCGGAAAATGTGGTTGAAGCAAGTTGGAAAGCACTCATAGACAGCATTGATTACAAACTGCTCAAAGACGCGCTCTCCTGAACCCCCGTTATGAAACCGCGCTTTTAAGTCTGTTCCACTCTTTGATGTAATTGTTCAGATGATTGCATCCTGAAGCGGCTTGGATTTCAATCATTTCCATAACAAGTTCCTGCTCACGCGCGTATTGGTCAGCGTTAAAGAATCCTCCGAAGTGCGCGAAACGTAGCCACAAAAGATAGGTCGTCAGAGCGTCAAACTCGTTGTATCTGACTATGTCGTCAATCCGTCCTTCAAGCCACATCGGAGCGACTTCGTTGCCGTCAACACCCATCTTGCCCGGAATACCCGAAAGCCGCGCGAGCTCATTGAGTGAAGGCGTTGATTTGTTGCCGCCCACTATGTTCATCATATCCACGTTCCATTCGCTGAAACCGGAAAAATAGTCCGCGCCTTCCCACGGTTTGTCCGGTCTTTTCGCGAAAGACGGAATGGAAAGCCCGTTTGTAACGGCTCTCTGCACAAGAATTCTCAGGTCCGCACGCACCGAGTTGTAGCCAACCACTTGAGGTTTGTGTTTGCCGACAGATTCAAGAAAATCGCGGATTATACGGTTTTCGCTCTTTTTGTCTTCCGCAGTCTCGCCAATTTGCGGAAGCGAATGGAGATGAACCGTAACATCCTCTCCTTCTTTTTTTCTTGAAACCATTGAGAGGGAAACAACTTTGCACAGAATGGTTTTTAAAAAAGGTCTGGGGTTTTCATCGGTCGCCCCTCCTCTTTTCCACATCTCGCCCATAACCTCGGCGTCCGGCATATCCTCCGGCAGGTCATAAACAAGCCGTCCGGCAAGCGGGTCAGGAACCCACTCAACATCAAAAGCCCATACCTTGTTGTGAACGGATTTGAACATCCGCGTTTCAGGATTTGTCTCTGCCCATATGGCGCAGACAGGTTGAAAGCGCAAGCATAGTGGGAGCCCAGAGCCCCACAAAGATACCGAGACGCTCCGCAGACGCTCTAACCTCAATCTCTCCGCTCATTCCACCCTGAAAGAACCATGCGCTCAGAGAAAGAACAATTGAGACAATCCCGCCGAAGAAAAACAGTTTGCTAAGAAACATGTAGTTTGATTTGCTCATTGAAAGAAACCCCCGTTTCTGAATATAAATACTAAATTGAAAATGGCAAAAGCCGCACCACTCCGAATTTCATATGAGTAATCTTTGAATTTGAAAATGAATATCCGCGGAGAGGGAGGGATTCGAACCCTCGATACCCTTGTGAGGTATACTCGCTTAGCAGGCGAGCGCCTTCAACCGCTCGGCCACCTCTCCGGTTGGAAAGTTATTCTAACAGAAACTACTCATTCGTCCCAAAAGAGATCTCAAGCAGGCGAAGTACGGATTTCCCGCCGTTTTTGACACGCAAAGGAACGTCTTCGGGAATTTCAAGCAAATCCCCTTCCGACAAAACTACGCTCTTGTTCGCGAGCGTTGCTGTCGCTTCGCCTTCAAGAACAATCAGACGGCCGGCCGGGGGGTCCGGCTCATACTCCATTTTTTTCTCAACAGTAACGCTCTTAACCGAAAAACCGCATCCCTTTTCAATTGTTTCTTCAGAACCCCAACCGTGTCTGGAAGAAAAAGGGCGCAGAGCTTCGGGTCTTTTTTCGCTGATTAGCGTGTCAACAACGGATTTGATTTCCCCGCTGCTTTTTATGTCGGAAACAAACAAAGCGTCCTGCTCTGAGACAATTGCGACATCCTTCAGTCCGTGAACAACAACCAGCCGCCCGTCGCCGCGAACAAGACAGTTTTCGGACTCCTGAATCACAACATCCCCGCTCAAAGCGTTGCCGCTTGAGTCCTTTTCCGAAAGGTTGTAGACGGACTCCCACGAACCAACGTCATTCCATCCGAAACTTGCCGGAATAACCGCTCCCAAATCAGTCTTTTCCATGACGGCACAATCTATTGATATGTTGGGAGACCGCGCGTAACTCTCCGCATCCGTAACGCCAAAAGAGTTCTCTTTTGAAAGCGCTTTGCGCACCGATGAAAAAACCTTCGGAGCGTGTTTTTTCATCTCCTCCATCATAACCCGCCCTTTGAAAACAAAGATTCCGCAGTTCCACAAAAAAGAGTCCTTCACATACTTGCGTGCGGTCTGTAAGTTGGGCTTTTCAACAAACTGCTTTATCTTGAAAACCTTTCCCGAACCATCGTCCGTGTCCACGCCCTTTTCAATATAGCCGTATCCTGTTTCGGGCCGGGTCGGCGTGGCGCCGATTGTGATTATCAGCCCTTTTTCCGCCGCGGCAATCGCGGTTTTCAAAGCGTGAGACAACTGTTTTTTGTTGCCGATTAAATGATCGGACGGGGAAACCACAAAAATCGCGTCCTCATCTTCTTCTTCAAATTCGCGCAAAACGCTCATAACTCCCAGAGTGATTGCCGGAGCGGTGTTTCTTGAAAGCGGCTCGGTTGAAATGTGCGCTTTAACCGGACCAAGATGAGAACGAAGAGCCTTTTCATGTGGCGCACCCGCAAGCACAGTGATTTCAGACAGAAAATCAAGCGATGAAAAAAGACCGACCGCCCCCCGGAGAAGGGAATCGCGCCCTTGCAGACTAAAAAGAGGTTTGGGGTAAAACCGCCGCGAAGAGGGCCAGAGCCTCTTACCGTCTCCACCCGCCATGAGCAGGCAAAAAACGCGCGAATTTTCAGATTGTTCAGTTTCGTTCACTTTGTAAATCCTGATGGCAATCGCTCAACAAGTCAAAAATATTTTTTACCGGATTAAAACTTTCAACGGGAATCTCCACAAAAACGGTTTCCCAACCCGCCATTGCGCCGTTCCACAAACCCGGCATTTCCAGAGCTTTGATTGGACGCCCCTGAAATGTTTTGTCGGCAACCATAAAAGAGTCGTCCGTATAATTTTGAAGATTGAATTTCCGCCCGTCCGCGCCACGGACGCTACAGACCATATCAACGGGATTAAAATGAGTCGCAGAGCACCAGACTTTCTCCTGCGCGGAGTCCGAATGATTAACCTCAACGGACTCAACAATCCTTTTGCTGACGCAGCCCGAAGAGTCCCGAACCCAGAACGGCGCGCCGCCCGGCTCGCCCGTGTTTTTTACGACTCCGCAAACGCGAAACGGCTTGTCCTGAGGGGTTTTCTCCATCTCTTCAATCAAAACACCCGCAAGCGCTTTTCTGTCGCTTTCGGGATTTTTCATGCGCGAGGCGTGGGCGATGTTATCTATGTTTGAAATAAAAACAACGTCCGCTTCAACTGCTCCGAAATTTTCAAGCAGAGCGCCGTGCCCGGCGGGGCGCAAAACCGTTTCGCCGTTTTCATCCGTAAGAAGATTGCCGTCCGAATCAAGAACGACCGTGTCGGTTCGTGGGTCCTGCGTGGAGAATGATACGGTGAACCCGTCTCCCGATTGTGTGAGGCGGTTTTTTTCCTCATCGGAAAAACCTGTGGGAACGGTAAAATGAATTTCGTCTGCGTAGGCGCGCGCGAGTTGGGAATAGTCCTCAAAAGCCGTTGTGGAAACGCCGTCGTATCTGTGAAATTTCACAAGCCCCTTTGGAAACCCCTCGTATCCAAGTCCTTGCGCGGAGAGGACAAGTTCCGCAATTTCGTCCGGAGCAAGAGAGGAAACATCGCTCCGGCGCAAGCGCGCGCAAGCGATTTGAAGATCTTCATAGAAAGCGAATCTTTTGATATTTCGCGTGAATTCTTCAAGCGCGCCGGAGTCCCGAGCGGTCAAGTCCGCGAACATTCTACTTGCCGCTCCCGAAGCGGGAACAAATACGCAGACGCGATAATCCAGACGTTTTTTGTCATACGTCTGCCGATGGAGTTTTTTATTTTCTCCGGACAGCGAAACAATTCCGTCTCCAACCGCGCAGGGTTTCACAAGACGGACAAAAGACGGGGGGCTTCCGAGAATTTCTATTTGAGAACGAACTGAGAGTTTTTTCATGGCGGTGGCGGCGCCGACGGGACTTGAACCCGCGGCCTCTGCCTTGACAGGGCAGCGCTCTAAACCAAGCTGAGCTACGGCGCCTTTATCTATACACATCCTGCGGGGACGAAATGGTGGGCGGTACCGGATTTGAACCAGTGACCCTCTGCTTGTAAGGCAGACGCTCTCCCACTGAGCTAACCGCCCCGCATAATGAACGGGCTGTTAATCTAACTGAAAAAACAGGATGTGGAAAAGTAATATGACTACGACCCCACTTTTTTGCGAAGGTTGTAGTGAAAAAGCGGTTTCCCCTCTCCCCTAACCACTTCTTCAGTAACAACGCAACGGTTCAAATTTTTGTCAGACGGAACATCGTAGAGAATATCCAGCATTATTGATTCAAGAATCGAGCGCAGACCTCGCGCGCCGGTTTTCCTTTTTATTGACTCTTTCGCGATAAGACTGAGCGCGGAATCGGTAAACTCCAAATCAACGCCTTCAAGCCCCATGAGTTTTGTGTATTGCTTCACAAGGGCATTGCGCGGCTTTGTGAGAATGGAAATGAGAGACTCCTCATCCAATTCATCAAGCGTGGCGATAACGGGAACTCTTCCGACAAATTCGGGTATCAAGCCGTATTGAATCTGGTCTTCCATCTGCACATCCTTGATTATGGAAGACGCGTCTTCCAAGCCAGCTCCTTTGGTGATTTCAGCATTGAAGCCGATTGCGTTTTTGCCCTTTCTTCTCCTGATTATGTCCTCAAGCCCGAAGAACGCTCCGCCACAAATGAACAAAATGTTAGTTGTGTCCACCTGAACAAAATCCTGCTGCGGATGTTTTCTTCCGCCTTTTGGAGGCACATTTGTTTTGGCGCCCTCCATAATTTTCAGAAGCGACTGCTGCACGCCTTCGCCTGACACATCACGTGTTATTGAGGGGCTGTCGCCGCTTTTGCGCGCCAACTTGTCTATTTCGTCAATGTAGATAATTCCCTTTGACGCCCGCTCAATGTCGTAGTCGGCGTCCTGAAGGAGGCTGACTATCATGTTCTCCACATCCTCGCCGACGTATCCCGCTTCGGTGTAGCAGGTTGCGTCAACAATCGCGAAGGGAACCTTGAGCATTCTGGCAAAGGTCTGGGCAATCAGGGTTTTTCCGGAACCCGTGGGACCGACAAGCATTACGTTGCTCTTCTGTATTTCAACATCTGAGTCTTCTCCGTTTTTGGCTTTGAGACGGCTGCCCGCTTCAATTGTCTCTATGCGCCTGTAATGGTTGTGAACCGCGACCGAAAGAACCTTCTTCGCATGATCCTGACCGATTACATACTCATCAAGAAAACTCTTAATCTCGGACGGCGTCATCAGAGTTGCCACGGACTCTTTACGCTTTGAGTAGCCGACTTTGGTGCGCTCTTTCTCTTCCTCTTCTTTGATGATGTCGTTGCAGAGGTCTATGCACTCATTGCAGATATAAACATCATTAGGACCCGCGATGAGTTTTGACACATCGTTTTTGCCCTTACTGCAAAAAGAACAGAGTTGGCCTTCTTCTCTTCCGCCTCGCCTCATTTCGCCGCCTCCCCAACCTCTTTAAGCTGATCCCTGCTGTCTATTATTGAGTCTATAACTCCGTAACTCATCGCTTCTTCCGCGGTCATAAAGAAATCCCTGTCGGTGTCTTTTTCAATGTTTTCAAGGGTTTGCCCGGTGTGCGTTTTCAGAATGCCGTTGAGTTCCTGCCGCACTCTCAAAATTTCCTTCGCGTGTATCTCAATGTCGCTCGCCTGCCCCTGAATTCCTCCGAGAACCTGATGAATCATAATGCGTGAGTGCGGAAGCGCTTGCCTGCGCCCCGCAGAACCGCCTGCAAGCAGAACCGCCGCCATGCTCGCCGCCTGTCCAATGCAGAGGGTCGAAATTTCGTTTTTCACATACTGCATCGTGTCGTAAATCGCGAGGCCCGCCGTAACGTTGCCGCCCGGAGAATTGATATACAGATTCACGGGCTTGTCCGGATCCTCCGACTCAAGAAACACAAGCTGAGCAATAACAAGATTGGCAATCGCGTCATCTATGACCGAACCTATGAAAATAATCCTGTCTCTCAATAGACGGGAAAAAATGTCATAGGAACGCTCGCCTCTTCCTGTCTGCTCCACCACAAATGGAACATAACTAGACATTATTAGCCACTCGGATTTTATTTTATGATTTTTTGAAGACGGATGTCAATCTAACTTTCGGGATTTGACTCGGGCGTTTTCGGAGGGTCTTCGGTTTTGATTTCAGCATTTTCGCGCATGAGCTTCATAACTTTGGCGCTCACAATCTGTGAATTGAGTCCGTTGAGAAGACTGTTTTTTTCATAATATTCCCTAATCTGTTCGTTGGAAACTCCCGTCTGCGAGGCAATGGCGGAAAAACGTTCAGTGAGATCGTTTTCGTTCGCTTCAATTGATTCCGCTTCGGCAATTCTGCTTATAATCAGAGACAGTTTCACATTTTCGCCCGCTCTTTTATTCAAACTTTCAGACGCCTTTTCATCGATTGGCGGAACATCAATGCCGCGACCTTCAAAATCCCTTTTCATTTCGGCTTCAAGCCGCTCTCTTTCATCCGCGACAAGACGCGCGGGAACATCAAACTTGGCAACGTCTCCGAGTTTGGCGCATATCTGCTCGTCAAGACTCGCGTCTCTCATCGCTTCAAGGCGCGCCGTCAAATCTTTTTCTACGTTGCTTTTGAGTCCGGCAACATTGTCGCTTCCCAACTTCTTGGCAAACTCATCGTCCACCGCGGGAACTTTTCTGTCAAAAACCTGTGTCACCTTCAAAGTGAACTTGACGGATTTGCCCGCCGCCTCTTTTATTTGAAAATCCTCAGGGTAGGCAATCTCAAACTCCTTTTCTTCACCGTCCGACATACCGGTTATGTTTTTTTCAAAATCCTCTAGAAGCCGCCCCTTTCCAAGAAGAAATCTCACGCCGCTCTTTTCAAGCCCTTCTATGGTTTTGCCGTCTATGGTTCCCCGGTAGTCCACTTCAACAACATCTTCGGCGGCACACGGTCTTTTTTCCTTAACGGGCTCCACAGTCGCCGAGCCCTCAACTATTTGCTCCAGCGCCTGCTCAACATCCTGCGCGGAAACGGAAATCGGCGCCTGTTTTAATCCCAATCCCTTGTAAACCGGCAGTTCAAAAGCCGGCAGAACATCAAAAACCGCCGAATAGGAAAACTCTTTTTCCAAATCAAGATCATTGGGAGTAATGGCGGGTCTGCTGACCGGAGAGGCGGAAACCTCTTTCAAAGCGTCCTGAAAACTGTTTGTTACGAGGTTTGAAACAAGTTCCTCTTTGATTTCACCCGCGAAAAGTTTCTCTATTTCCGCTTCGGGAACTTTTCCCTGTCTGAACCCGTCCACTTTGGCGTTGCGCTGGAGTTTTCTGACAATCCCCTCACGCTCAAGACGCACCGTTTCAGCGGAAATTACGACATCAATCTTTTTCTCTGTGGAACTCCGGTCCTCAACACTAACTTTCATAAATCACCCTCACCTTGAAAGCAGGGAAGGATACACATAGGGGCGGGAAAGTTCAAAAATTACGGCAACTCATACCCAATTTCCCCAACTGTCCTGAAAAATGCACGGAACACCCTCGCGCCTGCAAACTCTGATTGTGTGCCCGGTTCCACCGGCTTCAGGGTCGGAAAAATTAACATAAAATAAAGCCGCAACCGGCCTTGGAAACGTATTCACCAGGAATTTCCCTGCGTCCCTCAAGAAGCACAACAGGGGCATCGGCGCCTCTCACAATCCCGGCAAATTCATCAAGAGTCATCTGTTTGTGTTGCATTTGAAAAAACCAAATTAAAATGCGAGAGGAGGGACTTGAACCCCCACGGGAAAAATCCCACCAGATCCTAAATCTGGCGCGTCTGCCAATTCCGCCACTCTCGCGGATTATGTGTCGCGGCAATGCCGCTCCGCTTTTTCACCCTCACCCTGCCCTCTCCCGGCGGGAGAGGATGGGCCGCAAGGGATTCGAACCCCTGACCATTTGATTAAGAGTCAACTGCTCTACCAACTGAGCTAGCGGCCCCGTGTCTGAAAACCTACCAATACACGCGGGGAAATTCACCCGCCTTCACCCCGCACAACCGAAACAACGCGCGAATCAGGTTTGATGTATTTCCTCGCCACGCGCAGAACATCTTCGGGCGTAACGGCTGAAACCTTGCGCGCGAAATCTTTATGTTCGTCCCAACCGACGCCGTAAAGTTCATCAAAA
This genomic window contains:
- the tig gene encoding trigger factor — its product is MKVSVEDRSSTEKKIDVVISAETVRLEREGIVRKLQRNAKVDGFRQGKVPEAEIEKLFAGEIKEELVSNLVTNSFQDALKEVSASPVSRPAITPNDLDLEKEFSYSAVFDVLPAFELPVYKGLGLKQAPISVSAQDVEQALEQIVEGSATVEPVKEKRPCAAEDVVEVDYRGTIDGKTIEGLEKSGVRFLLGKGRLLEDFEKNITGMSDGEEKEFEIAYPEDFQIKEAAGKSVKFTLKVTQVFDRKVPAVDDEFAKKLGSDNVAGLKSNVEKDLTARLEAMRDASLDEQICAKLGDVAKFDVPARLVADERERLEAEMKRDFEGRGIDVPPIDEKASESLNKRAGENVKLSLIISRIAEAESIEANENDLTERFSAIASQTGVSNEQIREYYEKNSLLNGLNSQIVSAKVMKLMRENAEIKTEDPPKTPESNPES